Proteins encoded by one window of Vicinamibacterales bacterium:
- a CDS encoding efflux RND transporter permease subunit: protein MNLAAFVERYGRAIVVITGLLAAAGLYSAFQLPSDIYPPLVFPRVAVIGHAGSLPAKTMMLTVTRPIEQALLEVPGIRRVRSKTFRGSTEISAQFDPATDMVLALQQAQGRIAEARSSLPPDLDLTVDRLTPSAFPFLSVNLTGGLPAADLYDYGFYVMRPALSRVPGVGNVEVLSSDQPEIEVIADPARLTAAGLTIGNVADSLQAANALAPVGRYAQGGLLHLVLASGMWKGIEDIPATPLVVKGGTTIRVADVATVERGAPDRMSLVSGDGKVAANISISQQIGANILDVRAGVETVLNDLAKSLPSGLTISKTYDLAEFVTEAIVNVRDAILIGAVLAVIVLLVFLQDWRLTFVASVTLPLTIMTTFLVMRWVGQTINVMSMGGLAVAIGLVIDDAVVVVENIYRHLDRGEQPAASVGLAMQEIMAPVVGSTLTTVVVFLPLGMLSGVVGQFFKSLSITLAAAVLISLVQALTLIPLLARIAARRRSGTAEKPPAHEAGLLERTYSRTLDSTMHRPALGLVVALVLAIAGGLLFMRLGTGFLPEADEGGFVIDYNAPAGTALDEIDKDVKKIEAILHDTPDIAAYTRRTGTELGLFATEQTKGDILVRLKPPKSRRSADQVIEELRGKLTETVPAFDIEFVQLLQDMLGDLEGAAEPVEVKVFGDDPDTLADISEQIEKMVEGTKGVVDVVGVRRGNPETTWQFDRAALGRLGLSITQASEQLSDAWLGDVKTELRLSDRTIPVRVRYPDLYRLDPARMATTTIRADDGRAAPLSALAQPTTTEGELILDRENLRQMALVTGRLEDRDLGSAVAEIKQKLTTLTLPVGYSTEVGGQYEAQRQSFRELLTVFAIAASLVFVILVVQFRRFLPAVLILLAAPLSLGGAFALLLLTGTVLNVSSAMGLILLVGLVVKNGIVLIDYAHRLRDEGRPFTESLEIAGRVRLRPILMTTLCTLFGLLPLALGLGAGAELQRPLAIAVIGGLTLSTFVTLYLVPLAYRALSRAA from the coding sequence ATGAACCTCGCGGCCTTCGTCGAGCGCTACGGGCGCGCGATTGTCGTCATCACCGGCCTGCTGGCTGCTGCCGGCCTGTATTCCGCCTTCCAGCTGCCGAGCGACATCTATCCCCCGCTGGTCTTTCCGCGCGTCGCCGTGATCGGCCACGCCGGCAGCCTGCCCGCCAAGACGATGATGCTGACGGTGACGCGGCCCATCGAACAGGCGCTGCTCGAAGTGCCTGGCATCCGCCGCGTCCGCTCGAAGACCTTCCGCGGCTCGACCGAGATCTCGGCGCAGTTCGACCCGGCGACCGACATGGTGCTGGCGCTGCAGCAGGCGCAGGGCCGCATCGCCGAGGCCCGATCGTCGTTGCCGCCCGACCTCGATCTCACGGTCGATCGTCTGACGCCCTCGGCGTTTCCATTCCTGAGCGTGAACCTCACCGGCGGCCTGCCGGCCGCGGATCTCTACGATTACGGCTTCTACGTGATGCGGCCGGCGCTGTCGCGCGTGCCCGGCGTCGGCAACGTCGAGGTCCTCTCGAGCGATCAGCCGGAAATCGAGGTGATCGCCGATCCCGCCCGCTTGACCGCTGCCGGCCTGACGATCGGCAACGTCGCCGACTCGCTGCAGGCGGCCAACGCCCTCGCGCCGGTCGGACGCTACGCACAGGGCGGGCTCCTCCATCTCGTCCTCGCCTCTGGCATGTGGAAAGGGATCGAAGACATTCCCGCCACACCCCTGGTGGTCAAGGGGGGCACGACGATCCGCGTCGCCGACGTCGCGACGGTCGAGCGCGGCGCACCCGACCGCATGTCGCTGGTCAGCGGCGACGGCAAGGTCGCCGCCAATATCAGCATCTCGCAGCAGATTGGCGCCAACATCCTCGACGTGCGCGCCGGCGTCGAGACCGTGCTCAACGATCTCGCCAAGTCGCTGCCGAGCGGGCTGACGATCTCGAAGACCTACGACCTCGCCGAGTTCGTCACCGAGGCGATCGTCAACGTCCGCGACGCCATCCTGATCGGTGCGGTTCTCGCGGTCATCGTGCTGCTGGTGTTCCTGCAGGACTGGCGGCTGACGTTCGTCGCCTCGGTGACGCTGCCGCTGACGATCATGACGACGTTCCTGGTCATGCGCTGGGTCGGGCAGACGATCAACGTCATGTCGATGGGCGGCCTCGCGGTCGCCATCGGGCTGGTCATCGACGACGCGGTGGTCGTTGTCGAGAACATCTACCGGCACCTCGATCGCGGCGAGCAGCCGGCCGCGTCGGTGGGCCTGGCGATGCAGGAAATCATGGCGCCGGTCGTTGGATCGACACTGACGACCGTCGTGGTGTTCCTGCCGCTCGGCATGCTGTCGGGCGTGGTCGGCCAGTTCTTCAAGTCCCTGTCGATCACGCTTGCCGCGGCGGTGCTCATTTCGCTCGTGCAGGCCCTGACGCTGATCCCGCTGCTGGCCCGCATCGCGGCGCGCCGCCGCTCGGGCACGGCGGAGAAGCCGCCCGCACACGAAGCCGGCCTGCTCGAGCGCACGTACTCCCGGACGCTCGATTCGACGATGCACCGGCCCGCGCTCGGGCTCGTCGTCGCGCTGGTGCTCGCCATCGCAGGCGGTCTCCTCTTCATGCGGCTCGGCACCGGCTTCCTGCCAGAGGCCGACGAGGGGGGCTTCGTCATCGACTACAACGCCCCGGCCGGCACCGCCCTCGACGAAATCGACAAGGACGTGAAGAAGATCGAGGCGATCCTGCACGACACGCCAGACATCGCGGCCTACACGCGACGGACCGGCACCGAGCTGGGGCTGTTCGCGACGGAGCAGACCAAGGGGGACATCCTCGTCCGCCTCAAGCCGCCGAAATCGCGCCGATCGGCTGACCAGGTAATCGAGGAGCTCCGCGGCAAGCTGACCGAGACCGTGCCGGCGTTCGACATCGAGTTCGTGCAGCTGTTGCAGGACATGCTCGGCGATCTCGAGGGGGCGGCCGAACCCGTCGAGGTGAAGGTGTTCGGCGACGATCCCGACACGCTCGCCGACATCTCCGAGCAGATCGAGAAGATGGTCGAAGGCACCAAGGGTGTCGTTGACGTGGTCGGGGTGCGCCGCGGCAACCCGGAGACAACGTGGCAGTTCGATCGCGCCGCGCTCGGGCGCCTGGGGCTGTCGATCACTCAGGCGTCGGAGCAGCTCAGCGACGCGTGGCTGGGGGACGTCAAGACCGAACTGCGCCTGTCCGATCGAACCATCCCCGTCCGGGTGCGCTACCCGGACCTTTATCGCCTCGATCCGGCGCGGATGGCGACGACGACGATTCGCGCCGACGACGGACGGGCCGCGCCGCTCAGCGCGCTGGCACAGCCGACGACCACTGAAGGGGAACTCATCCTCGACCGCGAGAACCTGCGGCAGATGGCGCTCGTCACCGGCCGCCTCGAAGACCGCGACCTCGGCAGCGCCGTGGCCGAGATCAAGCAGAAGCTCACGACGCTCACGCTGCCGGTCGGCTACAGCACGGAAGTCGGCGGCCAGTACGAGGCGCAGCGGCAGTCGTTCCGGGAGCTGCTGACCGTGTTCGCGATCGCGGCGTCGCTGGTCTTCGTCATCCTCGTCGTGCAGTTCCGCCGCTTCCTGCCGGCCGTGCTGATCCTGCTCGCCGCGCCACTGTCGCTCGGCGGCGCGTTCGCGCTGCTGCTGCTCACCGGTACCGTGCTCAATGTCTCGTCGGCGATGGGTTTGATTCTGCTGGTCGGGCTCGTGGTGAAGAACGGCATCGTGCTCATCGACTACGCCCACCGCCTGCGCGACGAGGGACGTCCGTTCACCGAATCGCTCGAGATCGCCGGACGAGTGCGGCTGCGGCCGATTCTGATGACGACGTTGTGCACGCTCTTCGGCCTGCTGCCGCTGGCGCTGGGACTGGGCGCCGGCGCCGAGCTGCAGCGGCCGCTGGCCATTGCAGTGATCGGCGGCCTGACCTTATCGACGTTCGTGACGCTCTATCTCGTGCCGCTGGCGTATCGGGCGCTGTCGCGCGCGGCGTAG
- a CDS encoding efflux RND transporter periplasmic adaptor subunit encodes MRTTALVIAPALLFWSCTKPAVEQVETKAAAPVTTVTLAPQTLAGVVSATGVVAAAPGADWTITAPEHGRIAEMPKAEGDRVQTGDLLVRFDIPSLHTDVATRRGEVATAEAHVQNAQASVTRLTTLVQHGVAAQKELEDAQRDFAEAQAAVGQAQAALQNAGAIEARTVVRATFPGVIARRAHNPGDIVDASTSDVILRVIDPNKLQVVASVAIADLARVQIGRPVQIAVPGADDPEAGKVLSRPAVVDPTGVSADVRISFVTATKLAAGTPVRVEIVAEQRQDVLVVPVEAVLHEDDDSYVMVAGADKKAHKRKITTGLTTPTQVEVTAGLKAGDAVIVKGQQELPDGGDIALAGAKDDDKKGDDKKDDKKDEKGK; translated from the coding sequence ATGAGAACGACCGCCCTCGTCATCGCTCCTGCGCTGCTCTTCTGGAGCTGCACGAAACCGGCCGTCGAACAAGTCGAGACGAAGGCGGCCGCGCCGGTCACGACCGTGACGCTCGCGCCGCAGACGCTCGCAGGCGTCGTCTCGGCCACGGGCGTCGTCGCCGCCGCTCCGGGCGCCGACTGGACGATTACCGCCCCCGAGCACGGCCGCATCGCCGAGATGCCGAAAGCCGAAGGCGACCGCGTCCAGACGGGCGACCTGCTCGTGCGATTCGACATTCCGTCGCTCCACACCGATGTCGCGACACGGCGAGGCGAGGTGGCAACCGCGGAAGCCCACGTCCAGAACGCGCAGGCTTCGGTCACGCGCCTGACGACGCTGGTCCAACATGGGGTCGCGGCGCAGAAGGAGCTCGAGGACGCGCAGCGCGACTTCGCCGAAGCACAAGCCGCGGTTGGGCAGGCACAAGCCGCGCTGCAGAACGCCGGCGCGATCGAAGCGCGGACGGTCGTGCGCGCCACGTTTCCTGGCGTCATCGCCAGGCGCGCCCACAATCCAGGCGACATCGTCGACGCCTCCACCAGCGACGTCATCCTCCGCGTCATCGATCCGAACAAGCTGCAGGTCGTGGCGTCGGTCGCGATCGCCGATCTGGCGCGCGTCCAGATCGGCCGCCCGGTGCAAATCGCCGTGCCGGGCGCCGACGACCCGGAAGCGGGCAAGGTGCTGAGCCGCCCCGCCGTGGTGGATCCGACCGGCGTCTCCGCCGACGTCCGCATCTCGTTCGTCACCGCGACGAAGCTGGCGGCTGGCACGCCGGTGCGCGTCGAGATCGTCGCCGAGCAGCGCCAGGACGTGCTCGTCGTGCCGGTCGAGGCCGTGCTCCACGAGGATGACGACTCGTACGTCATGGTCGCCGGGGCCGACAAGAAGGCGCACAAGCGAAAGATCACCACAGGGTTGACCACACCAACGCAGGTCGAGGTGACGGCAGGCCTCAAGGCGGGCGACGCCGTGATCGTCAAGGGACAGCAGGAGCTGCCCGACGGCGGCGACATCGCATTGGCCGGCGCGAAAGACGACGACAAGAAAGGCGACGACAAGAAGGACGACAAGAAGGACGAGAAGGGGAAATGA
- a CDS encoding ABC transporter permease, with translation MPDTLLRDIRIGLRVLVKERSFCALAVLVLALGISAVTTMFGVVNGVMLRGFSFPNAERLVSLNFIDPSTATFFGVNGQVSSMDFDELRPGQRSYDALAAYLNGSTVNVTVNGHPQRYTGAYVTEDFLRILGVSPMMGRDFTGADNQPNAGKVAIIGYGIWQRDFGGAADIVGKGVRINGKPATVIGVMGKGFAFPTNEEIWIPLYSEFPPKQRNDPAAVNPSVLALLKSDVSLDQANAEATTLARRFAAAYPETNKSFNTGQVQPLLNVFTGAALRGTMWTMLGFCVGVLLIACVNVMNMQFARATLRAKELAVRSSLGASRGRIVRQMLTESLLIAGIGAVVGVALAYGATDWLGATVRNLDNPPPSWITFDIDRRVLAFTVLSTLAAAVVSGLLPALLSSRANAVEVLRDAGRGNTSRSVSLLSRGLVVFQIVVTCVLLVGSLLQMRSITKQQTIDYGYDTSGLLSARMGLMEGDYPTPESRQIFYERLVRHFEADPQVEAVGLTNRFRMVFAGNGPIEIEGRTYRENRDRPNANFEQVSSGFFSVTGQKLLEGRTFTRDDLDAREPVAIVNAAFAHKHFGNESPLGRHFRTVAGNGRQFGPWRAIVGVVTTIRMLGPFNNPGVDETGFYVPFYANPFGPVQPGPFVAQFATIVLKPRGGQRADGLATHLRREIAGVDANLPLYFVGTPQTQIAGFVGQNRIIAMMFTTFGAVAMLLAAVGMYGVMSFSVNQRRQEFGVRMALGAHYTRILQMVLRQGAVQLAVGLALGLGAAFALATALGSAVQNILFGVSAHDPLTFGSVTALVTLVSLVATLVPAQRATRVDPMIALRAE, from the coding sequence ATGCCCGACACGCTCCTCCGCGACATCCGGATCGGCCTTCGTGTGCTGGTGAAGGAACGCTCCTTCTGCGCGCTGGCGGTGCTTGTCCTGGCGCTTGGGATCAGCGCTGTGACGACCATGTTCGGTGTCGTCAACGGCGTCATGCTGCGCGGGTTTTCGTTCCCCAACGCCGAGCGGCTCGTCAGCCTCAACTTCATCGACCCCTCGACGGCCACGTTCTTCGGAGTCAACGGCCAGGTCTCGTCGATGGACTTCGACGAACTGCGCCCGGGGCAGCGCTCGTACGACGCGCTGGCCGCCTATCTGAACGGCTCGACCGTCAACGTCACCGTCAACGGCCACCCGCAGCGGTACACGGGCGCCTACGTGACGGAGGACTTTCTCCGGATCCTCGGCGTGTCGCCGATGATGGGCCGCGATTTCACCGGCGCCGACAACCAGCCGAATGCCGGCAAGGTGGCAATCATCGGCTACGGCATCTGGCAGCGCGACTTCGGCGGCGCCGCCGACATCGTCGGCAAGGGCGTCCGGATCAACGGCAAACCGGCGACCGTGATCGGCGTCATGGGAAAGGGCTTCGCTTTCCCGACCAACGAAGAGATCTGGATTCCGCTCTACAGCGAGTTCCCGCCCAAGCAGCGCAACGATCCGGCAGCGGTGAATCCGTCGGTGCTGGCGCTGCTCAAGTCGGACGTCTCGCTCGACCAGGCGAACGCGGAGGCGACGACGCTCGCCCGGCGCTTCGCCGCCGCGTATCCCGAAACCAACAAGTCGTTCAACACCGGCCAGGTGCAGCCGCTCCTCAACGTCTTCACGGGCGCGGCGCTGCGCGGCACGATGTGGACGATGCTGGGCTTCTGCGTCGGCGTGCTGCTCATCGCCTGCGTCAACGTGATGAACATGCAGTTCGCGCGGGCGACGCTGCGGGCCAAGGAGCTGGCGGTGCGCTCGTCGCTCGGCGCCTCGCGCGGGCGCATCGTCCGGCAGATGTTGACCGAGAGCCTGCTGATCGCGGGGATCGGCGCCGTCGTCGGGGTAGCGCTGGCCTACGGCGCGACCGACTGGCTCGGCGCCACCGTCCGGAATCTCGACAATCCGCCGCCGTCGTGGATTACGTTCGACATCGACCGCAGGGTGCTCGCCTTTACCGTGCTCTCGACGCTGGCGGCGGCGGTCGTCTCAGGCCTGTTGCCGGCGCTGCTGTCGTCCCGCGCCAACGCCGTTGAGGTGCTGCGCGACGCCGGCCGCGGAAACACGAGCCGCAGCGTCTCGCTGCTGTCCCGCGGGCTGGTGGTCTTCCAGATCGTGGTGACCTGCGTGCTGCTCGTCGGGTCGCTGCTGCAGATGCGGTCGATCACCAAGCAGCAGACGATCGACTACGGCTACGACACGTCGGGACTGCTCTCGGCGCGGATGGGCCTGATGGAAGGAGACTACCCGACGCCCGAGTCGCGCCAGATCTTCTACGAGCGGCTGGTCCGGCACTTCGAGGCGGACCCGCAGGTGGAGGCGGTCGGGCTCACGAACCGGTTCCGCATGGTGTTCGCGGGCAACGGCCCGATCGAGATCGAGGGCCGGACCTATCGTGAGAACCGCGATCGTCCAAACGCCAATTTCGAGCAGGTGAGCAGTGGTTTCTTCAGCGTGACCGGGCAGAAGCTGCTCGAGGGGCGCACCTTCACGCGGGACGATCTCGACGCACGGGAGCCTGTCGCCATCGTCAATGCCGCGTTCGCGCACAAACACTTCGGCAACGAAAGCCCGCTCGGGCGCCACTTCCGGACCGTCGCCGGCAACGGCCGCCAGTTCGGTCCCTGGCGCGCGATCGTCGGCGTGGTCACGACGATCCGCATGCTTGGACCGTTCAACAATCCCGGCGTGGACGAGACCGGTTTCTACGTGCCCTTCTATGCCAATCCGTTCGGACCGGTGCAGCCGGGGCCTTTCGTTGCCCAGTTCGCGACGATCGTGCTCAAGCCGCGCGGCGGGCAGCGTGCCGACGGCCTGGCGACGCACCTGCGCCGCGAGATCGCGGGCGTCGACGCCAACCTACCGCTTTACTTCGTCGGTACGCCCCAGACGCAGATCGCGGGATTCGTGGGCCAGAACCGGATCATCGCGATGATGTTCACGACGTTCGGCGCGGTGGCGATGCTGCTGGCCGCGGTCGGGATGTACGGAGTCATGTCGTTCTCGGTCAACCAGCGGCGGCAGGAGTTCGGCGTGCGGATGGCGCTCGGGGCGCATTACACGCGCATCCTGCAGATGGTGCTGCGTCAGGGGGCCGTTCAGCTCGCCGTCGGGCTCGCGCTCGGGCTCGGCGCCGCGTTCGCGCTTGCCACGGCGCTTGGCTCCGCCGTGCAGAACATCCTCTTCGGCGTGAGCGCTCACGATCCGCTGACCTTCGGTTCGGTGACCGCGCTCGTGACTCTCGTGTCGCTGGTGGCGACCCTCGTTCCGGCGCAGCGGGCGACGCGCGTCGATCCGATGATCGCGTTGAGAGCCGAGTGA
- a CDS encoding response regulator, whose product MSDTSLERRRHSDRRDNPRGGRRPEDLQGYAPLVLVADDDANSGARCVAILARLRFAVAPAHSVDEAVKVMTSLHPTLIVARLKDEAALRAHMATDPALGDIPMVTLTPENDAPQLMIEEIRRALRGK is encoded by the coding sequence ATGAGCGACACATCTCTCGAACGCCGGCGTCACTCCGACCGGCGAGACAACCCGCGCGGCGGACGGCGGCCGGAAGACTTGCAGGGCTACGCGCCCCTGGTGCTGGTGGCAGACGACGACGCGAACAGCGGGGCGCGCTGCGTGGCGATCCTCGCCCGTTTACGCTTCGCCGTGGCTCCGGCCCACTCGGTCGACGAAGCGGTCAAGGTGATGACGTCCCTGCACCCCACCCTGATCGTGGCGCGGCTCAAGGACGAGGCGGCGCTGCGCGCGCACATGGCGACCGACCCTGCGCTCGGCGACATCCCGATGGTGACGCTGACGCCAGAGAACGATGCCCCGCAATTGATGATCGAAGAGATCCGCCGCGCCCTGCGCGGAAAGTGA
- a CDS encoding TolC family protein, with translation MPLVAVVGFLSAAVLQGQAPAPAAALSLADALARAADASPAAVAARAARAIDVAGLDVARQRPNPDLAFEYDKETPHWAFTGTLPLEISGKRQRRLDLANATLAVTDAETARINADLRADVRRAYFEAVAAERRITIAQQLEQLATRARDAAQERFQTGAAPRLEALQAGLTLAQASNEVGAAQGDATAARAELNALLAYPLDAVPALTEPLESAPLPTLEAATQQTLAGNAELHVLQTQIEEARARASLTRAMRRPDPSVMGALTYDAPGEFTTGWRLGANVALPIFTTGKADVAAADATVHRAEADRDARIAAITGAVASALSRAAAAKRTVDRYLSEILPASQQVEQMADESYRAGQTGLPAYLQTVQAARDVRQRALQAGLDYQHALADLERAMGTPIK, from the coding sequence ATGCCGCTCGTCGCCGTGGTCGGGTTCCTGTCGGCGGCGGTTCTTCAGGGACAAGCGCCGGCGCCGGCCGCCGCACTGTCCCTGGCGGACGCGCTGGCGCGCGCCGCGGACGCCAGCCCGGCCGCGGTGGCGGCTCGGGCGGCTCGGGCCATCGACGTCGCCGGGCTCGACGTGGCCCGCCAGCGCCCGAACCCCGATCTCGCGTTCGAGTACGACAAGGAGACGCCACACTGGGCGTTCACCGGAACGCTGCCGCTCGAGATCTCGGGCAAGCGGCAACGCCGCCTCGACCTGGCCAATGCGACGCTCGCCGTGACCGACGCGGAGACCGCGCGCATCAATGCGGACCTGCGTGCCGACGTCCGCCGCGCCTACTTCGAGGCAGTCGCCGCCGAACGCCGCATCACCATCGCCCAGCAGCTCGAACAGCTCGCCACGCGCGCGCGCGATGCCGCGCAGGAACGGTTCCAGACCGGCGCGGCGCCGCGGCTGGAGGCCCTGCAGGCCGGCCTGACGCTGGCGCAGGCGAGCAACGAGGTCGGCGCCGCACAGGGAGACGCCACGGCGGCGCGCGCCGAGCTGAATGCGCTGCTCGCCTACCCGCTCGACGCCGTCCCCGCGCTCACCGAGCCGCTGGAGTCGGCGCCGCTGCCGACGCTCGAGGCGGCGACGCAGCAGACGCTCGCCGGCAACGCCGAGCTGCACGTGCTGCAGACCCAGATCGAGGAGGCCCGCGCGCGCGCCAGCCTGACCCGCGCGATGCGCCGTCCAGATCCCTCGGTCATGGGCGCACTCACCTACGACGCCCCAGGCGAATTCACCACTGGCTGGCGGCTTGGAGCCAACGTCGCGCTGCCGATCTTCACGACCGGGAAAGCCGACGTCGCCGCGGCCGACGCCACCGTCCACCGCGCCGAAGCGGATCGCGACGCGCGGATCGCCGCCATCACCGGCGCCGTCGCCTCGGCGCTCAGCCGTGCCGCCGCCGCCAAGCGAACCGTCGATCGCTATCTGAGCGAGATCCTGCCCGCCTCGCAGCAGGTGGAACAGATGGCCGACGAGTCGTACCGCGCCGGCCAGACCGGCCTGCCGGCCTACCTGCAGACCGTCCAGGCGGCGCGCGACGTGCGCCAGCGCGCGCTGCAGGCCGGACTCGACTATCAGCACGCGCTGGCCGATCTCGAACGCGCGATGGGAACGCCGATCAAATGA
- a CDS encoding TonB-dependent receptor — translation MPHPVTLIAALLISVAGLSGQPDGTLRGVVRDQTGAVLPNAAVELLDAAGATVATASTDAAGAFRFDRLPRASYVVRARFEGFKPGAVQARLGGTRPPAPLAITLELASVPQEVSVNAGDDVIAASAARNRDAVGVTDSDIRDIPVFDRDVVATLSRFLDASSLGSGGATLVVDGMEARTIGVSPSAIQSIKINQDPYSSEFPRPGRGRIEVVTKAGADAYHGSFDFTFRDSALNARDPFAPTTPPEQRRIYEGVLGGPVADGRHSSFLFTIERRALDLQSIVYAAGPAGLINQIVAAPTTGTEVSGSLNHQQGKNNTFFARVTAEVNDGRNQSVGGTTLAEAGTNDHGDEEQVIIGARSIITPRLLNEFRWLLGREITSTASLNPAARITVLDAFTGGGAQADQSTSEYHFNLTESLTYLHGRHLIKGGFAIPDFSRRGYDDRTNRTGTFTFSSLDDYSRGVPLSFVQQRGDGNLAFLQKVFGAFVQDQITVGDRFSVTPGLRYDWQNIFTDNNNVAPRLSAALALDKKTALRGGAGIFYDRAGDSAIHEVLRSRENRLQRYIIVDPAYPDPFAGVSADGTPPSIVTLAPGLRTPYTVQFGGGVERQLRKGSSLAVTYLGSRGVDLFRSRDVNAPPPPSYLARPDPSLGQVRQIESTGRQTVHSLQVLASGRLLPRLQGNLQYTFSSAHNDTSGINALPANNYDLPGEYGRADFDQRHHLEGLLQVKGGDWLHLGIAVSLLSGRPYSLRTGTDPFSTGQTNARPSGVGRNTLDGPGYASVDVKWTREFALTGKKGDDAPAWSVGVSAFNILNHVNYVGYVGTLTSPLFGQPIAAQPPRRIQLSAEFHF, via the coding sequence ATGCCGCACCCGGTTACCCTGATCGCTGCGCTCCTGATCAGTGTCGCCGGGCTCTCTGGTCAACCGGACGGCACCCTCCGGGGCGTGGTCCGTGACCAGACCGGCGCCGTCCTCCCCAACGCCGCCGTCGAGCTGCTCGACGCGGCCGGGGCGACCGTCGCCACCGCTTCCACTGACGCCGCCGGCGCCTTCCGGTTCGACCGGTTGCCGCGCGCCTCCTACGTCGTTCGCGCGCGCTTCGAGGGATTCAAGCCCGGTGCCGTCCAGGCGCGCTTGGGGGGCACCCGTCCGCCCGCCCCGCTGGCGATCACTCTCGAGCTGGCCTCGGTGCCCCAGGAAGTCTCCGTCAACGCCGGCGACGATGTGATTGCCGCCTCCGCCGCCAGGAATCGCGACGCGGTCGGCGTGACGGACTCGGACATCCGCGACATCCCCGTCTTCGACCGCGACGTCGTCGCGACGCTGTCGCGCTTTCTGGACGCGTCGTCGCTCGGTAGCGGCGGCGCGACGCTCGTCGTCGACGGCATGGAGGCACGCACCATCGGCGTTTCGCCGTCGGCCATCCAGTCGATCAAGATCAACCAGGATCCGTACTCGTCGGAGTTTCCGCGTCCCGGCCGCGGCCGGATCGAGGTGGTGACCAAGGCCGGCGCCGACGCCTATCACGGGTCGTTCGACTTCACGTTCCGCGACTCGGCGCTCAACGCGCGCGACCCGTTCGCGCCGACGACGCCGCCCGAGCAGCGGCGCATCTATGAAGGCGTGCTGGGCGGCCCCGTGGCCGACGGTAGGCACAGCTCGTTCCTGTTCACCATTGAGCGCCGCGCGCTCGACCTGCAGTCGATCGTCTACGCGGCGGGACCCGCCGGCTTGATCAACCAGATCGTCGCCGCCCCCACGACCGGCACTGAAGTGTCGGGATCGCTCAATCATCAGCAGGGCAAGAACAACACGTTCTTCGCGCGGGTCACCGCCGAGGTGAACGACGGTCGCAATCAAAGCGTCGGCGGCACGACGCTCGCCGAGGCCGGCACCAACGACCACGGCGACGAAGAGCAGGTGATTATCGGCGCACGTTCGATCATCACACCGCGGCTGCTGAACGAGTTCCGGTGGCTGCTTGGCCGCGAGATCACCTCGACCGCCAGCCTCAATCCCGCGGCGCGGATCACGGTGCTCGATGCCTTCACCGGCGGCGGCGCCCAGGCGGACCAGAGCACGTCGGAGTATCACTTCAACCTCACCGAAAGCCTGACGTATCTGCACGGCCGGCATCTCATCAAGGGGGGCTTCGCCATTCCCGATTTCAGCCGCCGCGGCTACGACGATCGAACCAATCGGACCGGGACGTTCACGTTCTCGAGCCTCGACGACTACAGCCGAGGCGTGCCGCTGTCGTTCGTGCAGCAGCGCGGCGACGGCAACCTGGCGTTCCTGCAGAAGGTGTTCGGGGCATTCGTCCAGGATCAAATCACGGTCGGCGACCGCTTCTCCGTGACGCCGGGCCTGCGCTACGACTGGCAGAACATATTTACCGACAACAACAACGTCGCGCCGCGCCTGTCGGCGGCTCTTGCCCTGGACAAGAAGACGGCCCTGCGCGGCGGCGCCGGCATCTTCTACGACCGCGCCGGCGACAGCGCCATCCACGAGGTGCTGCGCTCGCGCGAGAACCGGCTGCAGCGCTACATCATCGTCGACCCCGCCTACCCTGATCCGTTCGCGGGCGTCAGCGCCGACGGGACGCCGCCGAGCATCGTCACGCTCGCGCCGGGCCTCCGCACGCCCTACACCGTTCAGTTCGGTGGCGGCGTCGAGCGGCAGCTGCGCAAGGGCAGCAGCCTCGCCGTCACCTATCTCGGGTCGCGCGGCGTGGACTTGTTCCGCTCGCGTGACGTCAACGCGCCGCCGCCGCCGTCGTATCTGGCGCGGCCGGATCCGTCGCTCGGCCAGGTGCGCCAGATCGAATCGACCGGGCGGCAGACGGTGCACTCGCTGCAGGTCCTGGCCAGCGGACGCCTGCTGCCGCGGCTGCAGGGCAACCTGCAGTACACGTTCTCGTCGGCCCACAACGACACCAGCGGCATCAACGCGCTGCCGGCGAACAACTACGATCTCCCCGGCGAATACGGCCGCGCCGATTTCGATCAGCGGCATCACCTGGAAGGCCTGCTCCAGGTCAAGGGCGGCGACTGGCTGCATCTCGGCATCGCCGTCTCGCTGCTCTCGGGGCGTCCGTACTCGCTGCGCACCGGGACCGATCCGTTCAGCACCGGCCAGACCAACGCGCGGCCGTCCGGCGTCGGCCGCAACACGCTCGACGGACCGGGCTACGCATCGGTCGACGTCAAGTGGACGCGCGAGTTCGCGCTGACCGGGAAGAAGGGGGACGACGCGCCGGCCTGGTCGGTCGGCGTCTCCGCCTTCAACATCCTCAACCACGTCAACTACGTCGGCTACGTCGGCACCCTGACGTCGCCGCTGTTCGGCCAGCCGATCGCCGCGCAGCCGCCGCGCCGCATTCAACTGTCAGCGGAATTCCACTTCTGA